A genomic window from Candidatus Acidiferrales bacterium includes:
- a CDS encoding nucleotidyltransferase domain-containing protein: MNEDVDRLVEKIKSAFGADLRSVVLYGSAAAGDFHPQHSDLNVLCVLHRLGVGQLERGNEVARWWIKKGHPAPLLLTEEEIRSSADVFPIEFYDIKMQHKLLHGDDLFATMVVPMERHRIQLEHELRSKLLRLREQYMASHHSQRALQQLLLASVSTFGALFRHVLVVVGQPAPAKKREVFDALAAAFGLDASPFLALLDIRQTGRSFPLAEGRALFENYLAQVERVIEELDRRA, translated from the coding sequence ATGAATGAAGACGTTGACCGACTCGTGGAAAAGATCAAGTCTGCCTTCGGCGCAGACCTTCGCTCGGTGGTGCTCTATGGTTCGGCAGCGGCCGGGGATTTCCACCCGCAGCATTCGGATTTGAACGTACTCTGCGTGCTGCATCGGCTTGGTGTGGGGCAGCTTGAGAGGGGCAACGAAGTGGCGCGCTGGTGGATCAAGAAAGGCCATCCGGCACCGCTGCTGCTGACGGAGGAAGAGATTCGCAGCTCCGCCGATGTGTTTCCGATCGAATTCTACGACATCAAGATGCAGCACAAGCTCCTCCATGGCGATGACCTTTTTGCAACCATGGTGGTTCCGATGGAGCGCCACCGCATCCAGCTCGAGCATGAGTTGCGCAGCAAATTGCTTCGCCTCCGCGAGCAATACATGGCCAGCCATCACAGCCAGCGCGCATTGCAGCAGCTCCTGCTGGCCTCCGTTTCTACCTTTGGGGCGCTTTTTCGGCATGTGCTGGTCGTAGTTGGCCAGCCAGCGCCAGCAAAGAAGCGGGAAGTTTTCGACGCCCTCGCCGCCGCGTTTGGCCTCGATGCCTCTCCCTTTCTTGCCCTGCTGGATATTCGCCAGACCGGGCGCAGCTTTCCTCTGGCAGAGGGAAGGGCGCTTTTCGAAAATTACCTGGCTCAGGTTGAACGGGTCATCGAGGAGCTGGACCGCCGTGCTTGA
- a CDS encoding LemA family protein: protein MKTAVIVFVILAIVAVAFANVYIGRRNEMVRLNTAVQAQWSDVDVVLQRRSDLIPNLVETVKGYAKHEVTVFEAIANARAALYAARTPADRIAANSQLDGALGRLLVIVENYPNLKANENFLRLQDELAGTENRIAVERRKYNETLQAYNTFVQLFPNNIFAGWAGFRPNDAYFQASEGSREAPKVNFLPVPAPAPGR from the coding sequence ATGAAAACAGCCGTCATTGTGTTCGTGATTCTGGCGATTGTCGCGGTTGCCTTCGCCAACGTGTATATTGGTCGGCGCAACGAGATGGTTCGCCTGAATACGGCCGTTCAGGCGCAGTGGTCGGACGTGGACGTGGTGCTTCAGCGGCGATCCGATCTGATACCCAACCTAGTCGAGACAGTGAAGGGATATGCCAAGCATGAAGTGACCGTCTTTGAAGCCATTGCCAATGCCCGGGCCGCTCTCTACGCTGCCCGAACGCCCGCTGACCGGATCGCAGCCAACTCCCAGCTCGATGGCGCGCTGGGCAGGCTCCTGGTCATCGTCGAAAACTATCCCAACCTCAAAGCAAACGAGAATTTCCTTCGCTTGCAGGACGAACTAGCCGGAACCGAAAACCGGATCGCCGTCGAGCGGCGCAAGTACAACGAGACGCTGCAAGCGTATAACACTTTTGTTCAACTGTTTCCGAACAACATCTTCGCCGGTTGGGCCGGCTTTCGACCTAATGACGCCTACTTTCAGGCGAGTGAAGGCTCCCGGGAGGCGCCTAAAGTCAACTTTCTGCCTGTCCCCGCCCCTGCGCCCGGCCGATAG
- a CDS encoding RNA polymerase sigma factor, which produces MAPTDVQLMLGVKEGDETAFELLLARYRSPVINFLYRMLQNRAIAEELAQEVFFRVYRARKDYKPTAKFTTWMFRIASNLALNAIRDGRAAKALEVAADETDEQSDLPVTQVADCRPTVEQDMMERDRARAIRQAVGALPEKQRTAVFLHKYQDMEYTEIAKIIGCSESALKSLLFRAYETLRERLKPLVEPPCGRDEAGFPVHPDKAGGAR; this is translated from the coding sequence ATGGCGCCGACTGACGTCCAGCTTATGCTTGGCGTCAAGGAGGGCGATGAGACAGCCTTTGAGCTGCTCCTGGCCCGCTACCGCTCGCCGGTCATTAACTTCCTCTATCGCATGCTCCAAAATAGGGCGATAGCCGAGGAACTGGCGCAGGAGGTTTTCTTCCGTGTTTATCGCGCGCGGAAGGATTACAAGCCCACTGCCAAGTTTACGACATGGATGTTTCGCATTGCCAGCAACCTGGCGCTCAATGCCATCCGGGATGGTCGGGCGGCCAAGGCGCTTGAGGTAGCCGCCGATGAAACGGACGAACAAAGCGACCTCCCGGTCACGCAGGTTGCCGACTGCCGGCCGACGGTGGAGCAGGATATGATGGAGCGGGACCGGGCCCGGGCCATTCGCCAGGCCGTCGGGGCGCTGCCGGAGAAGCAACGGACAGCCGTTTTCCTCCACAAGTATCAGGACATGGAATACACCGAGATTGCCAAGATTATTGGCTGTTCGGAATCGGCCCTGAAATCGCTTCTCTTTCGGGCCTATGAAACCCTACGGGAACGATTGAAGCCCCTCGTCGAACCCCCCTGCGGGAGGGACGAGGCCGGGTTCCCAGTGCATCCGGACAAAGCGGGGGGTGCAAGATGA
- a CDS encoding zf-HC2 domain-containing protein encodes MNCADLENRMIGFLDGRLSATEREELERHFAACAPCRSRAEEFERLWDALDEMPAIEASPAFGLRLRERLQAAPVTVSSLWGWLVPQFRMVFATGALLALALVLVRMPEPNSPMRATPTGGGLAPVQMQAGELTNPDEQLKLLVNLPVLEDYEMLDSFEALSELPAQKQSSKEM; translated from the coding sequence ATGAATTGCGCGGACCTGGAAAATCGAATGATTGGCTTTCTCGACGGCCGGCTGAGCGCCACCGAGCGAGAAGAACTCGAGCGACACTTTGCCGCCTGCGCCCCATGCCGTTCGCGAGCCGAAGAGTTTGAGCGGCTCTGGGATGCTCTCGACGAGATGCCGGCCATCGAAGCTTCCCCTGCCTTTGGCCTGCGTTTGCGGGAGCGCCTGCAAGCTGCGCCTGTTACGGTGAGTTCGCTTTGGGGTTGGCTGGTGCCGCAGTTCCGGATGGTTTTCGCCACCGGCGCCCTGCTGGCCTTGGCCTTAGTGCTCGTGCGCATGCCAGAACCGAACAGTCCAATGCGGGCGACGCCGACCGGCGGGGGGCTCGCCCCGGTGCAAATGCAAGCCGGCGAGTTGACGAACCCCGATGAGCAATTGAAACTCCTTGTGAACTTGCCGGTGCTGGAGGATTACGAAATGCTGGATAGCTTCGAGGCTCTCTCGGAGTTGCCGGCGCAAAAGCAGTCCAGCAAGGAGATGTAG